From Brachionichthys hirsutus isolate HB-005 chromosome 16, CSIRO-AGI_Bhir_v1, whole genome shotgun sequence, a single genomic window includes:
- the hoatz gene encoding cilia- and flagella-associated protein HOATZ, translating into MEAQRQVHQLFAVFDGSSPDDVSHARQLWSSLSLLPPQESRLVSADVRQRLPVSRPQRGGTAAAPAPGPPSVDSPRQRREERQRYEAMADRRKEILALLRRQREQRIQKELTRGGRGGC; encoded by the coding sequence CTCTTCGCCGTGTTTGACGGCTCTTCCCCGGACGACGTGTCCCACGCCCGGCAGCTGTGGAGCTCTCTGAGCCTCCTTCCGCCGCAGGAGTCGCGGCTGGTGTCGGCTGACGTCCGGCAGAGGCTCCCGGTGTCCCGGCCGCAGCGCGGAGGCACCGCCGCCGCGCCTGCTCCGGGGCCGCCGAGCGTCGACTCCCCCCGgcagagacgggaggagagacagCGGTACGAGGCGATGGCCGACCGGAGGAAGGAGATCCTGGCTCTGctgaggaggcagagggagCAGAGGATCCAGAAGGAGCTGAccagggggggcaggggggggtgtTGA